One Paenibacillus riograndensis SBR5 DNA segment encodes these proteins:
- a CDS encoding HAD family hydrolase — MPISAVLFDLDDTLLWDERSVEEAFRYASEAAGDSVDPRELEAAVRREARNLYESYETFPFTKLIGINPFEALWGNFTAGEQLEFRQMEQLAPVYRKESWRRGLAALGVEDEALAETLAAKFAAERRSRPYIYEETLQVLDELKGKVKLLLLTNGCPALQQEKLDGVPELVPYFDHVVISGNFGKGKPDKGIFTHAMNLLDITPEEGIMVGDKLTTDILGGLGAGLTTVWINRTGKASDPEITPDYQIGHLSELLPLVETL, encoded by the coding sequence ATGCCGATTTCAGCCGTACTCTTTGACCTTGATGACACACTGCTCTGGGATGAGCGGAGCGTAGAAGAAGCATTCCGCTATGCCAGTGAAGCAGCAGGAGACTCCGTCGATCCCCGGGAGCTGGAAGCAGCGGTCCGCAGGGAAGCAAGGAATCTGTATGAATCATATGAGACATTTCCGTTCACCAAGCTGATAGGAATCAACCCTTTTGAAGCGTTGTGGGGAAATTTTACGGCCGGTGAACAGCTTGAATTCCGTCAAATGGAGCAGCTTGCCCCTGTCTACCGCAAGGAATCCTGGCGCCGCGGACTGGCCGCGCTGGGTGTGGAGGATGAAGCTCTTGCCGAAACGCTGGCGGCTAAGTTTGCCGCAGAACGCCGCAGCCGTCCGTATATATATGAAGAAACACTGCAAGTGCTGGATGAGCTGAAGGGGAAAGTGAAGCTGCTGCTCCTGACGAACGGTTGTCCGGCATTGCAGCAGGAAAAGCTTGACGGAGTTCCGGAGCTGGTTCCTTACTTTGACCATGTGGTGATTTCGGGGAACTTTGGCAAAGGCAAGCCGGACAAAGGAATCTTCACACATGCCATGAATCTGCTGGATATTACCCCCGAGGAAGGAATTATGGTGGGTGACAAACTGACAACCGATATCCTTGGCGGACTTGGAGCAGGCTTGACAACCGTATGGATTAACCGCACCGGCAAAGCATCCGACCCGGAGATTACACCGGATTATCAGATTGGACATCTCAGCGAGCTCCTGCCGCTTGTAGAAACTTTATAG
- a CDS encoding MerR family transcriptional regulator, which translates to MGDEIRRNMALFPIGIVMKLTDLSARQIRYYEQHSLIVPARTSGNQRLFSFNDVERLLEIKALIEKGVNIAGIKQVMNPVSKESEEATVITPDTEVRRRELSDSQLHRLLKQELVSGKRPGQVSLIQGELSRFFNK; encoded by the coding sequence ATGGGTGATGAAATCCGCAGAAATATGGCATTATTTCCTATAGGGATCGTAATGAAGTTAACTGATTTATCGGCAAGACAAATTCGTTATTATGAGCAGCACAGTCTGATCGTGCCCGCGCGCACATCCGGCAACCAGCGTTTATTTTCGTTTAATGATGTGGAACGCTTACTGGAAATCAAGGCATTGATTGAGAAGGGGGTTAATATTGCCGGCATCAAGCAGGTGATGAATCCCGTCTCGAAGGAATCCGAAGAAGCTACAGTCATTACCCCTGACACAGAGGTTAGACGTAGAGAGTTGTCTGATTCACAGCTGCACCGTTTACTGAAGCAGGAACTGGTTTCCGGTAAAAGACCGGGACAAGTGTCTCTTATTCAAGGCGAGCTATCCCGGTTTTTTAATAAATAA
- the rnz gene encoding ribonuclease Z, whose product MEIYFLGTNAGVPTLQRNVTSVALRLLEERRSFWMFDCGEGTQHQVLRSPLRLGKLEKLFITHLHGDHLFGLPGLLSSRGYQGGTGPLTVYGPPGLKAYLDISLSVSQSRIPYPLEIVEHSGGLIFEDDGFKVEAGLLEHRIDSYGYRVTEKDSPGNLNKELLLSFGLKPGPLYGLLKKGQDVTTEEGVLIRAAEVVNAPKRGRIVTVLGDTRPCQGTLPLALDADLIIHEATFGHDLKEMAHQYHHSTARQAAELARDAGGRELLLTHFSSRYTTQEELLPLLAEAQEIFPQTLLAEEFCTFPVYRRTPGNDPGK is encoded by the coding sequence ATGGAAATATACTTTTTGGGTACCAATGCCGGGGTACCGACGCTGCAGCGGAATGTAACCTCGGTTGCACTCCGCCTGCTGGAAGAGCGGCGCAGCTTCTGGATGTTCGATTGCGGAGAAGGTACACAGCACCAGGTTCTCCGTTCCCCGCTGCGGCTGGGGAAGCTGGAGAAGCTATTCATTACCCATCTGCACGGTGACCACCTGTTCGGCTTGCCGGGTCTATTGTCCAGCCGCGGGTATCAGGGCGGCACCGGCCCGCTCACTGTGTATGGACCGCCTGGTCTCAAAGCCTATCTGGACATCTCCTTGTCCGTCAGCCAGTCCCGCATTCCTTACCCGCTGGAGATTGTTGAGCATAGCGGGGGACTTATCTTCGAGGATGACGGCTTTAAGGTGGAGGCCGGACTGCTGGAGCACCGGATTGACAGCTACGGCTACCGGGTGACGGAGAAAGACAGCCCCGGCAATCTGAATAAGGAGCTGCTGCTGAGCTTTGGTCTGAAGCCGGGGCCGCTCTATGGCCTTTTGAAAAAAGGGCAGGATGTAACGACCGAGGAAGGCGTTCTGATCCGCGCAGCGGAGGTGGTCAATGCTCCAAAGCGTGGACGGATTGTAACTGTGCTGGGCGATACCAGACCCTGCCAAGGGACCTTGCCGCTTGCATTGGATGCAGATCTGATTATCCATGAGGCGACCTTTGGCCATGATCTGAAGGAGATGGCTCATCAATATCATCACAGCACAGCCCGGCAGGCCGCTGAGCTGGCGCGTGATGCAGGAGGGCGTGAACTGCTGCTTACCCACTTCAGTTCTCGTTATACTACGCAGGAAGAGCTGCTTCCGCTGCTGGCGGAGGCGCAGGAAATCTTTCCGCAGACATTGCTGGCCGAGGAATTCTGCACCTTTCCCGTGTACCGGAGAACGCCGGGAAATGACCCGGGAAAGTGA
- the glnA gene encoding type I glutamate--ammonia ligase, producing MSFSKEDILRIAKDENVRFIRLQFTDLLGTIKNVEIPVSQLEKALDNKMMFDGSSIEGYVRIEESDMYLYPDLSTWVIFPWVTDSRVARLICDVYMPDGTPFAGDPRGILKRCLQEAEEMGYTAMNVGPEPEFFLFKTDERGNPTTELNDQGGYFDLAPMDLGENCRREIVLTLEEMGFEIEASHHEVASGQHEIDFKYADAIKAADQIQTFKLVVKTVARQHGLHATFMPKPLFGMNGSGMHAHQSLFKGNENVFYDESDTLGLSKTARYYMAGILKHARAFAAITNPTVNSYKRLVPGYEAPCYVAWSASNRSPMIRIPASRGLSTRIEVRNPDPAANPYLALAVMLKAGLDGIKRQLDLPAPIDRNIYVMSEEERIEEGIPSLPSDLKEALGEMIRSHVITEALGEHALAHFYELKEIEWDIYRTQVHEWERDQYMTLY from the coding sequence GTGAGCTTCTCAAAAGAAGATATCCTGCGTATCGCTAAGGATGAAAATGTCCGTTTTATTCGTCTGCAATTTACCGATTTGCTCGGTACAATTAAGAATGTTGAAATTCCTGTCAGCCAGCTGGAAAAGGCGCTGGACAACAAAATGATGTTCGATGGCTCTTCCATCGAAGGTTACGTGCGGATCGAAGAATCTGACATGTACCTCTACCCTGATCTGAGCACATGGGTTATTTTCCCTTGGGTAACGGACAGCCGGGTAGCACGTCTGATTTGCGATGTGTACATGCCTGATGGAACACCTTTTGCCGGTGATCCGCGCGGCATTCTGAAGCGTTGTCTGCAGGAAGCCGAAGAAATGGGCTACACTGCAATGAATGTTGGACCGGAGCCGGAATTCTTCCTGTTCAAAACAGACGAAAGAGGCAATCCCACAACTGAATTGAATGATCAGGGCGGATATTTTGATCTGGCGCCGATGGATCTTGGGGAGAACTGCCGCCGTGAAATCGTATTGACTCTGGAGGAGATGGGCTTCGAAATCGAAGCATCTCACCATGAAGTTGCTTCCGGCCAGCATGAGATTGATTTCAAGTATGCTGACGCCATCAAGGCTGCCGACCAAATTCAAACCTTTAAGCTTGTCGTGAAGACGGTTGCCCGCCAGCACGGCCTGCATGCTACTTTTATGCCTAAGCCTCTTTTTGGGATGAACGGGTCCGGTATGCACGCGCACCAATCCTTGTTCAAAGGCAATGAGAATGTATTCTATGACGAAAGCGACACACTGGGTCTGAGCAAAACTGCGCGGTACTACATGGCAGGCATTCTTAAGCACGCACGTGCTTTTGCAGCCATCACTAACCCGACAGTGAACTCCTACAAACGTCTTGTTCCAGGTTATGAGGCGCCTTGCTACGTGGCATGGTCTGCCAGCAACCGCAGTCCAATGATCCGTATTCCAGCTTCCAGAGGACTCAGCACACGCATCGAAGTCCGTAACCCGGACCCTGCGGCTAACCCTTACCTGGCACTTGCTGTCATGTTGAAGGCAGGTCTCGACGGCATCAAGCGCCAGCTCGATCTTCCGGCTCCTATCGACCGCAACATCTATGTGATGTCCGAAGAAGAACGGATCGAAGAAGGTATTCCAAGCTTGCCGTCCGATCTGAAGGAAGCGCTGGGCGAAATGATCCGCAGTCATGTCATTACCGAAGCCCTCGGTGAACATGCCTTGGCTCATTTTTACGAGCTGAAAGAAATTGAATGGGACATCTACCGTACCCAGGTTCATGAGTGGGAAAGAGATCAGTACATGACGCTTTACTAG
- a CDS encoding Fpg/Nei family DNA glycosylase, whose product MPELPEMENYRKLLSQHLINVPITGVTVNREKTINMETPEFTQALLGARIVFVERRAKHILFHLHDGRRLLLHLMLGGLLFYGTEAERPERSTQVELAFGDHILYFMGLRLGYLHLLSVKEGEAAMGKLGPELLDRRMTPERFAGLLKGRRGALKSLMVNQQVMAGIGNCYADEIAFEAGLLPTTLVQNLTPEAVARLYDSVRKVLTEATETGGYMEMPFMTGDTVTGSYNDKCKVYDREGEPCLRCGGTIVKIELSGRKVFYCPDCQHDE is encoded by the coding sequence ATGCCGGAATTGCCGGAAATGGAGAATTACCGAAAGCTGCTCAGCCAGCATCTTATAAATGTTCCGATTACGGGCGTAACCGTAAACCGGGAGAAAACCATCAACATGGAGACCCCGGAATTCACCCAAGCTCTCCTTGGCGCACGCATTGTATTTGTGGAGCGCCGTGCCAAGCATATCCTGTTCCATCTTCACGATGGCCGCAGGCTGCTGCTGCATCTGATGCTGGGCGGATTGCTGTTTTACGGTACGGAGGCAGAGCGGCCTGAGCGCTCTACACAGGTTGAGCTTGCTTTTGGAGATCATATCCTGTATTTCATGGGATTGCGACTTGGATATCTTCATCTGCTGTCCGTCAAGGAAGGCGAGGCGGCAATGGGCAAGCTGGGACCGGAGCTGCTGGACCGCCGCATGACTCCTGAACGCTTCGCGGGTCTGCTGAAAGGGCGCCGTGGCGCACTGAAGAGCCTGATGGTCAACCAGCAGGTGATGGCGGGGATCGGCAACTGTTATGCGGATGAAATTGCTTTTGAGGCCGGGCTCCTGCCGACGACGCTGGTGCAGAACCTGACGCCGGAAGCAGTGGCACGGCTGTATGACAGTGTCCGCAAGGTGCTGACAGAGGCCACTGAAACCGGCGGGTATATGGAAATGCCGTTCATGACCGGAGATACAGTTACCGGTTCTTATAATGATAAGTGTAAAGTGTACGACCGTGAAGGCGAACCTTGCCTGCGCTGTGGGGGAACGATTGTCAAAATAGAGCTGTCCGGCCGTAAAGTGTTTTATTGCCCGGACTGCCAGCATGACGAGTAG
- a CDS encoding L,D-transpeptidase — MPAYRIIIDLSQRMLYLLDNDTVIRGFPVGIGKMLTVSPVGEYTIINKQRNPGGPFGAFWMGLSKPHYGIHGTNDPSSIGKMVSHGCIRMYNEDVLWLAATVPVGTRVTIRE; from the coding sequence ATGCCTGCCTATCGAATCATTATTGATCTGTCACAACGGATGCTGTATCTGCTCGACAATGACACTGTTATTAGAGGTTTCCCTGTAGGGATTGGTAAAATGTTAACGGTCTCTCCGGTTGGAGAATATACCATTATCAACAAACAGCGTAACCCCGGAGGCCCGTTCGGCGCCTTTTGGATGGGCCTGTCCAAACCCCATTACGGGATTCATGGAACCAATGACCCTTCCTCTATCGGCAAAATGGTCTCCCACGGCTGTATTCGTATGTACAATGAGGATGTATTGTGGCTCGCAGCTACTGTTCCAGTTGGAACCAGGGTCACCATTCGGGAATAA
- the lexA gene encoding transcriptional repressor LexA, protein MSKISSRQLAILEFIRNEVRSKGYPPSVREIGEAVGLASSSTVHGHLDRLEKKGLIRRDPTKPRAIELLGQEDSENVHQFVQTVTRIPVVGKVTAGVPITATENIEDYFPLPTHYVGDNKVFMLSVLGDSMIDAGIMNGDYVIVRQQQTADNGDIVVAMTEEDEATVKTFYKERDHIRLQPENPAYEPLRLNRVTILGRVIGLFRDIH, encoded by the coding sequence ATGTCAAAGATTTCGAGTCGCCAACTGGCGATCCTGGAATTTATTCGTAACGAAGTCCGCAGCAAGGGTTACCCGCCTTCTGTCCGGGAAATCGGCGAAGCTGTAGGACTGGCTTCCAGCTCCACGGTACATGGCCATCTGGACCGGCTGGAGAAGAAAGGGCTCATCCGCCGCGATCCGACGAAACCGCGTGCAATAGAATTGCTGGGTCAAGAGGATTCCGAGAATGTTCATCAGTTCGTTCAGACGGTAACACGCATTCCTGTCGTTGGGAAGGTTACTGCCGGGGTACCGATTACAGCAACTGAGAATATTGAGGATTACTTTCCGCTGCCTACTCATTATGTAGGAGACAACAAAGTGTTCATGCTGTCCGTCCTTGGTGACAGTATGATAGACGCAGGCATTATGAACGGTGACTACGTGATCGTCCGCCAGCAGCAGACTGCAGATAACGGCGATATCGTGGTTGCCATGACTGAAGAAGATGAAGCAACCGTTAAGACCTTCTACAAAGAGCGCGACCACATCCGCCTCCAGCCGGAGAATCCGGCATACGAGCCTCTACGCCTGAATCGTGTCACGATTCTGGGCAGAGTTATCGGCCTATTCCGCGATATTCATTAG
- the metH gene encoding methionine synthase has protein sequence MGTMIQQVPLTGADFGGEELDGCNEMLVLTRPELIQGIHEKYLEAGADLIETNTFGATSVVLAEYDIPQRAREINLEAARLARNAVDKYDTPDRPRYVIGAMGPTTKTLSVTGGVTFQELVQSYEEQAAALIDGKVDALLLETSQDTLNVKAGSIGIRNAFERSGITLPVMISGTIEPMGTTLAGQNIEAFYISLEHLKPISIGLNCATGPEFMRDHIRSLSAISSAAVSCYPNAGLPDENGNYHESPDSLARKLAGFAEKGWLNIAGGCCGTTPDHIRAMAEVLAEYPPRGLDGQHPPALSGIEPVYIESDNRPYMVGERTNVLGSRKFKRLIVEGKYEEASEIARAQVKNGAQVIDVCVQDPDRDESADITKFLELVVKKVKVPLMIDTTDPKVIDLALQYSQGKAIINSINLEDGEEKFELVTPLIHKYGAAIVVGTIDESGQAIKAADKLNVAKRSYELLVNKYGLAPEDLIFDTLVFPVGTGDEQYIGSAKETIDGIRLIKEALPEVHTILGISNVSFGLPEAGREVLNSVFLYECTKAGLDYAIVNTEKVERYASIPEQERYLAEQLIYNTNDDTLSAFVAAFRGKKVEKKEKISNLSLEERLASYVVEGTKEGLIPDLNEALTKSGPLEIINGPLMAGMSEVGRLFNNNELIVAEVLQSAEVMKASVSHLEQFMQKDETSVKGKIMLATVKGDVHDIGKNLVEIILSNNGYEIINLGIKVPPESIIEAFRREKADAIGLSGLLVKSAQQMVLTAQDLRTAGIDVPIMVGGAALTRKFTKTRIRPEYDGLVLYAKDAMDGLDIANRLMNPEERVKIEEEVRLEAEAAVAVAPQQELPVLTRAVRSKISPDAPVFTPPDLERHVLRNYPLGHIIPYVNMQMLLGHHLGLKGSVEAQLAAGDPRTVELKETVDEILHHAMLEGTMTPHAMYQFFPAQSKGNDILIYDPQDTATVLHTFTFPRQNVEPYLCLADFLKSVDSGIMDYVGFLVVTAGHGIREMSAELRDKGDYLRSHALQAVALEVAEGLAERVHHMMRDTWGFPDPADMTMKQRHGARYQGIRVSFGYPACPDLEDQGPLFKLMSPGDIGVELTEGFMMEPEASVSAMVFAHPEAQYFNVEKQ, from the coding sequence ATGGGAACGATGATTCAACAGGTGCCGCTAACCGGTGCCGATTTTGGCGGGGAGGAGCTTGACGGCTGCAATGAAATGCTGGTCCTTACCCGGCCTGAGCTAATACAGGGCATCCACGAGAAATATCTCGAAGCCGGTGCGGATTTAATTGAGACCAACACTTTCGGTGCTACCTCTGTTGTACTGGCTGAATATGATATTCCGCAGCGGGCGCGTGAGATTAATCTCGAAGCAGCCAGACTTGCAAGGAATGCTGTAGACAAATATGACACACCTGACCGGCCCCGCTATGTGATTGGAGCTATGGGCCCGACAACGAAGACCCTCTCAGTAACAGGAGGAGTCACCTTCCAGGAGCTTGTGCAGAGTTATGAGGAGCAGGCAGCTGCGCTGATCGACGGCAAAGTAGACGCACTGCTGCTCGAAACGTCCCAGGACACCCTGAATGTGAAGGCGGGAAGCATAGGTATCCGCAATGCTTTTGAACGTTCGGGTATTACCCTTCCGGTTATGATATCGGGGACAATTGAGCCTATGGGGACTACGCTTGCCGGCCAGAACATTGAAGCCTTTTACATTTCGCTTGAGCACCTGAAGCCGATCTCCATCGGCCTCAATTGTGCGACCGGACCGGAGTTTATGCGCGATCATATCCGTTCCCTCTCGGCGATCTCCTCCGCAGCGGTGAGCTGCTATCCGAATGCGGGACTGCCTGATGAGAACGGCAATTATCATGAGTCGCCGGATTCGCTTGCCCGCAAGCTTGCGGGATTTGCGGAGAAGGGCTGGCTGAATATTGCCGGAGGCTGCTGCGGGACAACGCCGGATCATATCCGCGCAATGGCTGAGGTGTTGGCGGAATATCCGCCCCGGGGACTCGACGGGCAGCATCCGCCTGCGCTTTCGGGGATAGAACCTGTATATATCGAGAGCGACAACCGCCCTTACATGGTCGGTGAACGCACGAATGTGCTCGGCTCGCGGAAGTTCAAACGGCTGATCGTGGAAGGCAAATATGAGGAGGCCTCTGAAATCGCCCGGGCCCAGGTGAAGAACGGTGCGCAGGTGATTGACGTCTGTGTGCAGGACCCTGACCGCGATGAGAGTGCAGATATCACGAAGTTTCTGGAGCTGGTAGTCAAAAAGGTCAAAGTTCCGCTAATGATTGATACCACCGATCCGAAGGTGATTGATCTGGCGCTGCAGTACAGCCAGGGTAAAGCAATCATTAACTCCATTAACCTTGAAGATGGCGAAGAGAAGTTCGAGCTGGTCACACCATTGATTCATAAGTATGGCGCGGCGATTGTTGTGGGGACCATTGACGAGTCAGGGCAGGCTATAAAAGCTGCAGATAAGCTGAATGTTGCCAAACGTTCTTATGAACTGCTGGTTAATAAATATGGACTAGCCCCGGAGGACCTGATTTTTGATACGCTGGTATTCCCGGTAGGTACCGGGGATGAGCAATATATCGGCTCCGCCAAGGAGACAATTGACGGTATCCGGCTGATCAAGGAAGCACTTCCTGAAGTGCATACGATTCTGGGCATCAGCAACGTTTCGTTTGGTCTGCCTGAGGCGGGGCGCGAGGTTCTTAACTCCGTGTTCCTCTATGAATGCACCAAAGCCGGACTGGATTATGCCATTGTGAATACCGAGAAGGTAGAACGCTATGCTTCCATTCCTGAACAAGAACGTTATCTGGCCGAGCAGCTGATCTATAATACGAATGATGATACACTCTCCGCCTTTGTAGCCGCTTTTCGCGGTAAGAAGGTGGAGAAGAAAGAGAAGATCTCCAATCTCTCTCTGGAAGAGCGCCTCGCATCCTATGTGGTGGAGGGGACAAAGGAAGGTTTGATCCCTGATCTCAACGAGGCTCTAACCAAGTCAGGACCGCTTGAGATCATTAACGGTCCGCTGATGGCGGGAATGTCCGAAGTCGGAAGGCTGTTCAACAACAATGAGCTGATTGTAGCGGAGGTGCTGCAAAGCGCTGAAGTGATGAAGGCGTCAGTCAGCCATCTGGAGCAGTTCATGCAGAAAGATGAAACCTCGGTTAAGGGCAAGATCATGCTGGCAACCGTTAAGGGCGATGTACATGACATCGGCAAAAATCTGGTGGAGATCATTCTCTCCAATAATGGTTACGAGATTATCAATTTGGGTATAAAAGTACCACCGGAGAGTATCATCGAAGCATTCCGGCGGGAAAAAGCCGATGCGATCGGGCTGTCCGGCCTGCTTGTGAAGTCGGCCCAGCAGATGGTGCTGACTGCCCAGGATTTGCGCACCGCCGGTATCGATGTGCCGATCATGGTTGGCGGTGCGGCGTTGACCCGCAAGTTCACCAAGACGCGTATCCGTCCGGAATATGACGGGCTGGTGCTCTATGCCAAAGATGCCATGGACGGTCTGGATATCGCCAACCGGCTGATGAATCCGGAGGAACGGGTCAAGATCGAAGAAGAGGTTCGCCTCGAAGCGGAGGCCGCTGTAGCTGTCGCTCCGCAGCAGGAGCTTCCAGTGCTGACCAGAGCCGTCCGTTCGAAGATTTCGCCGGATGCGCCTGTGTTTACACCTCCCGATCTGGAACGGCATGTCCTGCGCAATTATCCGCTCGGGCATATCATCCCCTATGTGAATATGCAGATGCTGCTGGGTCATCATCTTGGACTGAAGGGCTCCGTGGAAGCCCAGCTTGCCGCCGGTGACCCGCGCACAGTCGAACTGAAGGAGACTGTGGATGAAATTCTCCATCATGCCATGCTGGAGGGGACGATGACTCCGCATGCCATGTATCAATTTTTCCCGGCGCAATCCAAGGGGAATGATATTCTTATCTATGATCCGCAGGATACAGCCACGGTACTTCATACCTTCACGTTCCCGCGCCAGAATGTTGAGCCATATCTATGTCTGGCTGACTTCCTGAAATCCGTGGACAGCGGAATTATGGATTATGTCGGCTTCCTGGTAGTGACTGCCGGTCACGGTATACGTGAAATGTCAGCCGAGCTGAGGGATAAAGGCGATTATCTCCGCTCCCATGCCCTGCAGGCGGTGGCGCTGGAGGTCGCAGAAGGTTTGGCGGAACGTGTCCATCATATGATGCGGGATACCTGGGGATTCCCGGACCCGGCGGATATGACGATGAAGCAGAGACACGGAGCCCGCTATCAGGGCATTCGTGTATCCTTTGGGTATCCGGCTTGCCCGGATCTGGAGGATCAGGGGCCGCTGTTCAAGCTGATGTCGCCCGGAGATATCGGTGTCGAGCTTACCGAAGGCTTCATGATGGAGCCGGAGGCTTCGGTGTCGGCGATGGTGTTCGCCCATCCTGAAGCGCAATATTTTAATGTGGAGAAGCAGTAA
- a CDS encoding DUF896 domain-containing protein gives MNIDELVARINELARKQKSDGLNEEELAERAKLREIYLGNIRSNFRAQLDNIEIVDK, from the coding sequence TTGAATATTGATGAATTGGTCGCCCGCATCAATGAATTGGCGCGCAAACAGAAGAGTGACGGCCTGAATGAAGAGGAGCTTGCGGAAAGAGCCAAGCTGCGCGAGATCTACCTGGGCAATATCCGCAGCAACTTCCGCGCCCAGCTCGACAACATTGAGATTGTGGATAAATAA
- a CDS encoding FixH family protein: MLKPRKLTALLSLIIAATLSGCSGGNGDMNHMHAESNMSMEPIKVELSWSPLQVAAGQKVVFEALVTQNGQPVDDAKEVLFEIVSNNNTESKLEFTGESSGDGIYKAEGTIDAEGEFTVTSHVTARTQHSMPSKKLVVQP; the protein is encoded by the coding sequence ATGTTGAAACCAAGGAAACTGACTGCGTTGTTATCGTTAATCATAGCGGCAACTCTTTCTGGCTGCTCTGGTGGCAATGGGGATATGAATCATATGCATGCTGAGTCAAATATGTCCATGGAGCCTATAAAAGTAGAACTGTCCTGGAGTCCTCTGCAGGTTGCAGCGGGCCAGAAGGTGGTCTTTGAGGCGCTGGTTACACAAAACGGCCAACCGGTGGATGATGCGAAAGAAGTTCTTTTTGAAATCGTCAGCAACAATAATACAGAGTCAAAGCTTGAATTCACAGGCGAGTCATCAGGGGATGGTATATATAAAGCTGAAGGAACGATAGATGCCGAGGGGGAGTTTACTGTGACTTCCCATGTAACAGCACGGACACAGCATTCCATGCCCAGCAAAAAGCTAGTGGTTCAGCCCTAA
- a CDS encoding TIGR01457 family HAD-type hydrolase has product MDHVGGLLIDLDGTLYHGGRMIQGADLLVAALRTAGIPFMFVTNNSSRTPASVAAHLCAMGIEAEAQEVCTSSLAAARYIAGESPGATVAILGEEGLIQACREAGLRLVSEAPEYVVQGIDRSFTYDSLAMASRWVREGAKFVLTNPDLMLPSDDGVMPGAGSLGAAIEAASGIPPVVIGKPEAHLIAYATSLMGIDPGEAVVVGDNMRTDISAGARAGCRTILVLTGLTTRDNLEDYQRLTGVEPDEICADLAELMVTLGV; this is encoded by the coding sequence ATGGACCATGTTGGAGGATTGTTGATCGATTTGGATGGAACTCTATATCATGGAGGCCGGATGATTCAAGGGGCAGATCTGCTTGTCGCCGCACTGCGTACGGCAGGGATTCCTTTTATGTTCGTAACGAACAATTCTTCGCGGACCCCGGCGAGTGTGGCGGCGCATCTGTGCGCAATGGGCATCGAAGCAGAAGCTCAGGAGGTGTGCACTTCATCATTGGCTGCAGCCCGCTACATCGCCGGGGAATCGCCGGGAGCAACCGTGGCGATACTTGGGGAAGAGGGATTGATTCAGGCTTGCCGCGAAGCCGGACTCCGTTTGGTGAGCGAAGCACCGGAATATGTTGTACAAGGCATTGACCGGTCTTTTACATACGATTCCCTGGCAATGGCTTCCCGCTGGGTCCGCGAGGGGGCGAAGTTTGTACTGACGAATCCGGACCTGATGCTTCCTTCCGATGACGGTGTCATGCCAGGAGCAGGTTCACTGGGAGCTGCAATTGAAGCGGCAAGCGGGATTCCGCCCGTTGTCATCGGCAAACCCGAAGCGCATCTCATTGCGTATGCTACATCGCTGATGGGGATTGATCCGGGCGAGGCCGTTGTGGTCGGGGACAACATGCGGACAGACATTTCCGCAGGAGCCCGTGCAGGCTGCCGGACCATTCTGGTATTGACCGGGCTGACTACAAGGGATAATCTGGAGGACTATCAGCGCCTGACCGGAGTGGAGCCGGATGAAATTTGTGCTGATTTAGCTGAACTTATGGTAACACTCGGTGTATAA
- a CDS encoding LysM peptidoglycan-binding domain-containing protein, whose translation MLKYSTYRSIYDEVHEDRTASMDRLNIKNLLLSLISRNRTLIRTDNIIKLALIVLLVISGFTVVGNVFAGSVSSPKQEKRVVVERGDTLWSIALKNKPADMKTAVYIEGIKRTSGLENSNIQAGDVLTLPVYSY comes from the coding sequence ATGTTAAAGTACAGCACATACCGCAGCATTTACGATGAGGTTCATGAAGACCGTACAGCTTCAATGGATAGACTAAATATTAAGAATCTGCTTTTATCTTTAATATCTCGCAATCGTACATTAATCCGGACAGATAATATTATAAAGCTGGCTTTGATTGTTCTGCTGGTGATCTCAGGGTTTACGGTGGTGGGCAATGTGTTTGCAGGATCAGTATCTTCGCCCAAGCAGGAAAAGAGAGTCGTAGTTGAACGTGGGGATACTCTATGGAGCATTGCACTGAAGAATAAACCGGCTGATATGAAAACGGCTGTATATATAGAAGGAATCAAACGAACAAGCGGCCTGGAGAACAGCAATATCCAAGCCGGAGATGTGCTTACTTTACCTGTATATTCATACTGA